One genomic region from Lathamus discolor isolate bLatDis1 chromosome 21, bLatDis1.hap1, whole genome shotgun sequence encodes:
- the GIPC3 gene encoding PDZ domain-containing protein GIPC3 isoform X1, whose product MRRAGRHGRQPPQGSPMENGVGQAPGATEPAAEGPPAPRAPRTRPRLVFYTQLAHGSPTGRIEGFTNVKELYTKIAEVFGISPTEVRGGVGRGWALGAPQTVLLLWVAPALATPMEGPQQLMWGSLGQILFCTLNTHKVDMQKLLGGQIGLEDFIFAHVRGETKEVEVTKTEDALGLTITDNGAGYAFIKRIKEGSIINRIRAVCVGDSIEAINDHTIVGCRHYEVARMLRELPRAQPFTLRLVQPKKAFDMIGQRMRSSKALGESRVSSGKETLRLRAEGPAMLEEGPSPFEEEATRRVDDLLESYMGIRDSELASTMVEVAQDSAGVAQLAHGLASVLGDFAFPQEFVAEVWAAVCPRQEGQE is encoded by the exons ATGCGGCGCGCGGGCAGGCACGGCCGGCAGCCCCCGCAGGGCAGCCCCATGGAGAACGGTGTGGGGCAGGCACCAGGCGCCACCGAGCCCGCAGCTGAGGGGCCCCCGGCACCCCGTGCCCCCCGCACGCGCCCCAGGCTGGTGTTCTACACGCAGCTGGCACACGGCAGCCCCACGGGGCGCATCGAGGGCTTCACCAACGTCAAGGAGCTCTACACCAAAATCGCAGAGGTCTTCGGCATCTCCCCCACTGAGGTGAGGGGGGGcgtgggcaggggctgggccCTGGGTGCCCCCCAGACAGTGCTGCTCCTATGGGTGGCCCCTGCCCTGGCAACACCAATGGAGGGCCCCCAGCAGCTGATGTGGGGCTCCCTGGGGCAGATCCTCTTCTGCACTCTCAACACGCACAAAGTGGACATGCAGAAGCTGCTGGGGGGGCAAATCGGGCTGGAGGACTTCATCTTTGCCCACGTCCGGGGCGAGACGAAGGAGGTGGAGGTGACCAAGACAGAGGACGCTCTTGGCCTCACCATCACAGACAACGGGGCTGGTTACGCTTTCATCAAG AGAATCAAGGAGGGGAGCATCATCAACCGGATCCGGGCGGTGTGTGTTGGGGACAGCATCGAGGCCATCAACGACCACACCATCGTGGGCTGCCGGCACTACGAGGTGGCACGGATGCTGCGGGAGCTGCCCCGGGCTCAGCCCTTCACCCTGCGCCTTGTGCAGCCCAAAAAGGCCTTTG ACATGATCGGGCAGCGGATGCGGAGCAGCAAGGCCCTGGGCGAAAGCAGAGTGAGCAGTGGAAAGGAGACGCTGCGGCTGCGGGCAGAGGGCCCGGCCATGCTGGAGGAGGGG CCCAGCCCCTTCGAGGAAGAGGCCACGCGTCGGGTGGACGATCTGCTGGAGAGTTACATGGGCATCCGGGACAGCGAGCTGG CCTCGACCATGGTGGAGGTGGCGCAGGACAGCGCCGGCGTGGCGCAGCTCGCCCATGGCCTGGCCTCGGTGCTTGGGGACTTCGCTTTCCCCCAGGAGTTCGTGGCTGAGGTGTGGGCGGCCGTCTGCCCCCGCCAAGAGGGGCAGGAGTAG
- the HMG20B gene encoding SWI/SNF-related matrix-associated actin-dependent regulator of chromatin subfamily E member 1-related has protein sequence MAHSAKQLPAGMLHATGKAQHGNFLVAIKQEKGEVARTSGEKPHGEEEPVKKRGWPKGKKRKKILPNGPKAPVTGYVRFLNERREQIRTQHPDLPFPEITKMLGAEWSKLQLSEKQRYLDEAEREKQQYMKELREYQQSEAYKMCTEKIQEKKIKKEDMGSAAANTLLNGHPHKAGECSDTFSTFDVPIFTEEFLDQNKAREAELRRLRKMNTEFEEQNAILQKHTESMNCAKEKLEQELAQEEKQTLALQQQLQSVRQALTSSFASLPIPGTGETPTLSTLDFYMAKLHSAIESNPLQHEKLVVRIKEILSRIASEHL, from the exons ATGGCTCACAGCGCCAAGCAGCTGCCGGCCGGGATGCT ACATGCCACGGGCAAAGCTCAGCATGGGAACTTCCTGGTGGCCATCaagcaggagaagggagaggtggCACGGACGAGTGGTGAGAAGCCACACGGTGAAGAGGAG CCAGTGAAGAAGAGAGGTTGGCCCAAGggcaagaagaggaagaagatcCTTCCCAACGGCCCTAAAGCCCCAGTTACAGGCTACGTGCGCTTCCTGAATGAGCGGCGTGAGCAGATCCGCACGCAGCATCCAGACCTGCCCTTCCCAGAGATCACCAAGATGCTGGGGGCTGAGTGGAGcaagctgcagctctcagagAAGCAG CGGTACCTGGACGAAGCAGAGCGGGAGAAGCAGCAGTATATGAAGGAGCTGCGGGAATACCAACAGTCAGAAGCCTACAAGATGTGCACGGAGAAGATCCAGGAGAAAAAGATCAAAAAAG AGGAcatgggctctgcagcagcaaacaccTTGCTGAATGGGCACCCGCACAAG GCTGGTGAGTGCAGTGACACCTTTTCCACCTTCGATGTGCCCATCTTCACAGAGGAGTTCTTGGACCAAAACAAAG CGCGGGAGGCGGAGCTGAGGCGCCTTCGGAAGATGAACACAGAGTTTGAGGAGCAGAATGCCATCCTGCAGAAGCATACGGAGAGCATGAACTGTGCCAAGGagaagctggagcaggagctggcccAGGAGGAGAAGCAGACCCTGgccttgcagcagcagctccagtctGTGCGCCAGGCCCTCACCTCCAGCTTCGCCTCCCTCCCCATTCCTG GCACTGGGGAGACCCCCACACTGAGCACTCTGGACTTCTACATGGCCAAACTTCACAGCGCCATCGAAAGCAACCCACTGCAGCATGAGAAACTGGTGGTGCGCATTAAGGAGATCCTGTCCAGGATAGCCAG CGAGCACTTGTGA
- the GIPC3 gene encoding PDZ domain-containing protein GIPC3 isoform X2, with product MRRAGRHGRQPPQGSPMENGVGQAPGATEPAAEGPPAPRAPRTRPRLVFYTQLAHGSPTGRIEGFTNVKELYTKIAEVFGISPTEILFCTLNTHKVDMQKLLGGQIGLEDFIFAHVRGETKEVEVTKTEDALGLTITDNGAGYAFIKRIKEGSIINRIRAVCVGDSIEAINDHTIVGCRHYEVARMLRELPRAQPFTLRLVQPKKAFDMIGQRMRSSKALGESRVSSGKETLRLRAEGPAMLEEGPSPFEEEATRRVDDLLESYMGIRDSELASTMVEVAQDSAGVAQLAHGLASVLGDFAFPQEFVAEVWAAVCPRQEGQE from the exons ATGCGGCGCGCGGGCAGGCACGGCCGGCAGCCCCCGCAGGGCAGCCCCATGGAGAACGGTGTGGGGCAGGCACCAGGCGCCACCGAGCCCGCAGCTGAGGGGCCCCCGGCACCCCGTGCCCCCCGCACGCGCCCCAGGCTGGTGTTCTACACGCAGCTGGCACACGGCAGCCCCACGGGGCGCATCGAGGGCTTCACCAACGTCAAGGAGCTCTACACCAAAATCGCAGAGGTCTTCGGCATCTCCCCCACTGAG ATCCTCTTCTGCACTCTCAACACGCACAAAGTGGACATGCAGAAGCTGCTGGGGGGGCAAATCGGGCTGGAGGACTTCATCTTTGCCCACGTCCGGGGCGAGACGAAGGAGGTGGAGGTGACCAAGACAGAGGACGCTCTTGGCCTCACCATCACAGACAACGGGGCTGGTTACGCTTTCATCAAG AGAATCAAGGAGGGGAGCATCATCAACCGGATCCGGGCGGTGTGTGTTGGGGACAGCATCGAGGCCATCAACGACCACACCATCGTGGGCTGCCGGCACTACGAGGTGGCACGGATGCTGCGGGAGCTGCCCCGGGCTCAGCCCTTCACCCTGCGCCTTGTGCAGCCCAAAAAGGCCTTTG ACATGATCGGGCAGCGGATGCGGAGCAGCAAGGCCCTGGGCGAAAGCAGAGTGAGCAGTGGAAAGGAGACGCTGCGGCTGCGGGCAGAGGGCCCGGCCATGCTGGAGGAGGGG CCCAGCCCCTTCGAGGAAGAGGCCACGCGTCGGGTGGACGATCTGCTGGAGAGTTACATGGGCATCCGGGACAGCGAGCTGG CCTCGACCATGGTGGAGGTGGCGCAGGACAGCGCCGGCGTGGCGCAGCTCGCCCATGGCCTGGCCTCGGTGCTTGGGGACTTCGCTTTCCCCCAGGAGTTCGTGGCTGAGGTGTGGGCGGCCGTCTGCCCCCGCCAAGAGGGGCAGGAGTAG
- the MFSD12 gene encoding major facilitator superfamily domain-containing protein 12 isoform X2 produces the protein MAERALPLPLPVRAAEALPLRARLSFAAGHFQNDACAALWFTYLLLFLHSALGFGHRAAGALLLAGQLADGLCTPLLGYETDRSAGCGRYGRRKSWHLAGTTCVLVSFPFIFNPCLACKENTPQWAAFIYYLPFIIIFQFGWAATQVSHLSLIPELVTSDHEKVELTAFRYAFTVMANITVYGLAWLLLNFQVDQPERIEHLGPQDVPIFRNLALIVVGLGAVFSLIFHLGTKEKPFPWGSSAQPEESAPLLQKEPSPLRPLLIWRDWLWEPAFYQVAVLYMSTRLIVNLSQAYIAMYLTNSLMLSKKYIATIPLVMYVSGFLSSFLMKPVNKWLGRNHSSAFVYGAMSFTDKMANGLAVMAIQNLHPCPSELCCSECASFYHWVMVGVTGGVAVAAIASLCCIMVWPIHVRYHAVCLRGPSRAGSSCTGTESAEGGGRSTSIN, from the exons atGGCGGAGCGGGCGCTGCCGCTCCCGCTGCCGGTGCGGGCAGCGGAGGCGCTGCCGCTGCGGGCGCGGCTGAGCTTCGCGGCCGGGCACTTCCAGAACGACGCCTGCGCCGCGCTGTGGTTCACGtacctgctgctgttcctgcacAGCGCGCTCGGCTTCGGACACCGCGCCGCGGGCGCGCTGCTGCTGGCGGGGCAGCTCGCGGACGGGCTCTGCACGCCGCTGCTCGGCTACGAGACCGACCGCTCTGCCGGCTGCGGCCGCTACGGCAGGAGGAAGTCGTGGCACCTCGCCG gcaCCACGTGTGTCCTTGTGTCCTTCCCCTTCATCTTCAACCCCTGCCTGGCCTGCAAGGAGAACACGCCACAGTGGGCAGCCTTCATCTACTACCTCCCCTTCATCATCATCTTCCAGTTCGGCTGGGCAGCCACACAGGTCTCCCACCTCTCCCTCATCCCCGAGCTGGTGACCAGTGACCATGAGAAGGTGGAGCTCACAGCTTTCCG GTATGCCTTCACCGTCATGGCCAATATCACTGTGTACGGCCTGGCCTGGCTCCTGCTGAACTTCCAGGTGGACCAACCTGAACGCATAGAGCACTTAGGCCCCCAGGATGTCCCTATATTTCGG AACCTGGCCCTCATtgtggtggggctgggggccGTGTTCTCCCTCATCTTCCACCTGGGCACCAAAGAGAAGCCGTTCCCGTGGGGCTCATCGGCCCAGCCAGAGGAGAGCGCGCCCCTGCTGCAGAAGGAGCCGAGCCCTCTGCGTCCGCTGCTGATCTGGAGGGACTGGCTGTGGGAACCTGCCTTCTACCAG GTTGCGGTGCTCTACATGTCCACCCGGCTCATCGTCAACCTCTCCCAGGCCTACATTGCCATGTACCTGACCAACTCGCTGATGCTGTCCAAG AAATACATCGCCACCATCCCCCTAGTGATGTATGTCAgtggcttcctctcctccttcctcatGAAGCCTGTGAATAAGTGGTTGGGTCGAAAT CACAGCAGCGCGTTCGTCTACGGCGCAATGAGCTTCACGGACAAGATGGCCAACGGCCTGGCCGTGATGGCGATCCAGAACCTGCACCCGTGCCC gtccgagctctgctgctctgaatGTGCCAGCTTCTACCACTGGGTGATGGTGGGGGTCACCGGAGGCGTTGCTGTCGCTGCCATTGCCTCTCTCTGCTGCATCATGGTGTGGCCAATCCACGTTCGCTACC ATGCCGTCTGCCTACGGGGGCcgagcagagcagggagctccTGCACCGGGACGGAGAGCGCCGAGGGAGGGGGCCGGAGCACCAGCATCAACTGA
- the TBXA2R gene encoding thromboxane A2 receptor yields MGWVDMDPSNGSRLDACFGVFNTSDGHDSAQSSITSPWFSTTFGLIGLGSNLFALCVLLSSSRKLSSQARSSFLVFLCGLVVTDFMGLLVTASVIIPYHFIKFAWVKVDPGCHLCNFLGFSMVFFGQCPLLLGATMAGERFFGINRPFSRSTSVSKRRAWSIVGLVWGFSCLLGLLPVLGLGRYTLQYPGSWCFLTLLPDTGDIIFCLLFALLGIFSVLLSFVFNTVSVVTLCRVYHDRESVQRRRDSEVEMMVQLVGIMIIATICWMPLLVFIVQMVLQQLPAKGQLQTLPMETQKMLLIYIRMVTWNQILDPWVYILFRRAVLQRIYPGLRPRPSIASLYPVFNLSLRRKLTPSSVLQ; encoded by the exons ATGGGGTGGGTGGACATGGATCCCTCCAATGGCAGCCGGTTGGATGCGTGCTTTGGGGTGTTCAACACTAGTGACGGGCATGActctgcacagagcagcatcACCTCGCCCTGGTTCTCCACCACCTTCGGCCTCATCGGCCTCGGCTCCAACCTCTTCGCCCTCTGTGTCCTGCTCAGCTCCTCCCGCAAGCTCTCCAGCCAGGCCCGCTCCTCCTTCCTTGTCTTCCTCTGTGGGCTGGTGGTCACAGACTTCATGGGGCTGCTGGTGACTGCCTCGGTCATCATCCCCTACCACTTCATCAAATTCGCCTGGGTGAAGGTGGACCCCGGCTGCCACCTCTGCAACTTCCTTGGCTTTTCCATGGTCTTCTTCGGGCAGTGcccgctgctgctgggggccACCATGGCAGGAGAGAGGTTCTTCGGCATCAACCGCCCCTTCTCCCGCTCCACCAGCGTCTCGAAGCGCCGCGCCTGGTCCATCGTGGGGCTGGTGTGGGgcttctcctgcctgctggggCTTCTGccggtgctggggctgggccgGTACACGCTGCAGTACCCCGGCTCCTGGTGCTTCCTCACCCTCCTGCCTGACACCGGGGACATCATCTTCTGCCTGCTCTTCgctctgctgggcatcttctctgtgctgctgtcctTTGTCTTCAACACGGTGAGCGTGGTGACACTCTGCCGCGTCTACCATGACCGGGAGTCAGTGCAGCGGCGCCGGGACAGTGAGGTGGAGATGATGGTGCAGCTCGTGGGCATCATGATCATCGCCACCATCTGCTGGATGCCCCTGCTG gTCTTCATCGTGCagatggtgctgcagcagctgccagccaAGGGCCAGCTCCAGACACTGCCCATGGAAACGCAGAAGATGCTACTCATCTACATCCGCATGGTCACCTGGAACCAGATCCTGGACCCCTGGGTCTACATCCTCTTCCGCCGGGCCGTGCTGCAGCGCATCTACCCCGGACTGCGGCCTCGGCCCTCCATCGCCTCCCTCTACCCCGTCTTCAACCTCTCCCTACGCCGTAAGCTCACACCCAGCTCTGTCCTGCAGTAG
- the MFSD12 gene encoding major facilitator superfamily domain-containing protein 12 isoform X1, whose product MAERALPLPLPVRAAEALPLRARLSFAAGHFQNDACAALWFTYLLLFLHSALGFGHRAAGALLLAGQLADGLCTPLLGYETDRSAGCGRYGRRKSWHLAGTTCVLVSFPFIFNPCLACKENTPQWAAFIYYLPFIIIFQFGWAATQVSHLSLIPELVTSDHEKVELTAFRYAFTVMANITVYGLAWLLLNFQVDQPERIEHLGPQDVPIFRNLALIVVGLGAVFSLIFHLGTKEKPFPWGSSAQPEESAPLLQKEPSPLRPLLIWRDWLWEPAFYQVAVLYMSTRLIVNLSQAYIAMYLTNSLMLSKKYIATIPLVMYVSGFLSSFLMKPVNKWLGRNLTYFVGILVILTFASWVTLVKQMGAEIYGAAMLLGAGSATILVTSLSMTADLIGTNTHSSAFVYGAMSFTDKMANGLAVMAIQNLHPCPSELCCSECASFYHWVMVGVTGGVAVAAIASLCCIMVWPIHVRYHAVCLRGPSRAGSSCTGTESAEGGGRSTSIN is encoded by the exons atGGCGGAGCGGGCGCTGCCGCTCCCGCTGCCGGTGCGGGCAGCGGAGGCGCTGCCGCTGCGGGCGCGGCTGAGCTTCGCGGCCGGGCACTTCCAGAACGACGCCTGCGCCGCGCTGTGGTTCACGtacctgctgctgttcctgcacAGCGCGCTCGGCTTCGGACACCGCGCCGCGGGCGCGCTGCTGCTGGCGGGGCAGCTCGCGGACGGGCTCTGCACGCCGCTGCTCGGCTACGAGACCGACCGCTCTGCCGGCTGCGGCCGCTACGGCAGGAGGAAGTCGTGGCACCTCGCCG gcaCCACGTGTGTCCTTGTGTCCTTCCCCTTCATCTTCAACCCCTGCCTGGCCTGCAAGGAGAACACGCCACAGTGGGCAGCCTTCATCTACTACCTCCCCTTCATCATCATCTTCCAGTTCGGCTGGGCAGCCACACAGGTCTCCCACCTCTCCCTCATCCCCGAGCTGGTGACCAGTGACCATGAGAAGGTGGAGCTCACAGCTTTCCG GTATGCCTTCACCGTCATGGCCAATATCACTGTGTACGGCCTGGCCTGGCTCCTGCTGAACTTCCAGGTGGACCAACCTGAACGCATAGAGCACTTAGGCCCCCAGGATGTCCCTATATTTCGG AACCTGGCCCTCATtgtggtggggctgggggccGTGTTCTCCCTCATCTTCCACCTGGGCACCAAAGAGAAGCCGTTCCCGTGGGGCTCATCGGCCCAGCCAGAGGAGAGCGCGCCCCTGCTGCAGAAGGAGCCGAGCCCTCTGCGTCCGCTGCTGATCTGGAGGGACTGGCTGTGGGAACCTGCCTTCTACCAG GTTGCGGTGCTCTACATGTCCACCCGGCTCATCGTCAACCTCTCCCAGGCCTACATTGCCATGTACCTGACCAACTCGCTGATGCTGTCCAAG AAATACATCGCCACCATCCCCCTAGTGATGTATGTCAgtggcttcctctcctccttcctcatGAAGCCTGTGAATAAGTGGTTGGGTCGAAAT CTGACCTACTTCGTGGGCATCCTGGTGATCCTCACCTTCGCCTCCTGGGTGACCCTGGTCAAGCAGATGGGAGCAGAGATCTACGGGGCGGCCATGCTGCTTGGGGCTGGCTCTGCCACCATCCTGGTCACCTCCCTCTCCATGACCGCAGACCTCATCGGCACCAACACG CACAGCAGCGCGTTCGTCTACGGCGCAATGAGCTTCACGGACAAGATGGCCAACGGCCTGGCCGTGATGGCGATCCAGAACCTGCACCCGTGCCC gtccgagctctgctgctctgaatGTGCCAGCTTCTACCACTGGGTGATGGTGGGGGTCACCGGAGGCGTTGCTGTCGCTGCCATTGCCTCTCTCTGCTGCATCATGGTGTGGCCAATCCACGTTCGCTACC ATGCCGTCTGCCTACGGGGGCcgagcagagcagggagctccTGCACCGGGACGGAGAGCGCCGAGGGAGGGGGCCGGAGCACCAGCATCAACTGA
- the FZR1 gene encoding fizzy-related protein homolog: protein MDQDYERRLLRQINIQNENTMPCVAEMRRTLTPSNSPMSSPSKHGDRFIPSRAGANWSINFHRINENEKSPSQNRKAKDATSDNGKDGLAYSALLKNELLGAGIEKVQDPQTEDRRLQPSTPEKKSLFTYSLSTKRSSPDDGNEVSPYSLSPVSNKSQKLLRSPRKPTRKISKIPFKVLDAPELQDDFYLNLVDWSSLNVLSVGLGTCVYLWSACTSQVTRLCDLSVEGDSVTSVGWSERGNLVAVGTHKGFVQIWDAAAGKKLSMLEGHTARVGALAWNADQLSSGSRDRMILQRDIRTPPLQSERRLQGHRQEVCGLKWSTDHQLLASGGNDNKLLVWNHSSLSPVQQYTEHLAAVKAIAWSPHQHGLLASGGGTADRCIRFWNTLTGQPLQCIDTGSQVCNLAWSKHANELVSTHGYSQNQILVWKYPSLTQVAKLTGHSYRVLYLAMSPDGEAIVTGAGDETLRFWNVFSKTRSTKESVSVLNLFTRIR from the exons ATGGACCAGGATTATGAGAGACGTCTCCTACGCCAAATCAACATACAGAATGAGAACACAATGCCTTGT GTAGCAGAGATGAGAAGAACCCTGACACCTTCCAATTCTCCCATGTCTTCTCCCAGTAAGCATGGTGACAGATTCATTCCCTCAAGAGCTGGGGCCAACTGGAGCATCAACTTCCACAGAATAAAT GAAAACGAAAAATCGCCAagtcaaaacagaaaagcaaaggatgcTACATCAGACAACGGCAAAG ATGGCCTTGCCTACTCTGCCTTGTTGAAGAACGAACTCTTAGGAGCAGGGATCGAGAAGGTGCAAGACCCACAGACAGAAGACAGGAGGCTGCAGCCATCCACCCCAGAGAAGAAGTCTCTCTTCACT TATTCACTCAGCACAAAACGTTCTAGTCCAGATGATGGCAATGAGGTCTCACCGTATTCCCTGTCTCCTGTCAGCAACAAAAG CCAGAAACTGCTCAGATCACCTCGAAAACCTACTCGGAAAATCTCCAAGATTCCTTTCAAAGTGCTGGatgccccagagctgcaggatgaCTTCTACCTGAACCTGGTAGACTGGTCCTCTCTGAACGTCCTCAGTGTTGGCCTTGGGACTTGTGTTTACTTGTGGAGCGCTTGTACAAGCCAG GTAACCCGTCTGTGTGATCTCTCTGTGGAAGGAGATTCTGTAACATCTGTGGGCTGGTCAGAACGG GGGAACTTGGTAGCTGTTGGCACTCACAAGGGTTTTGTACAGATCTGGGatgcagctgcaggaaaaaagcTCTCCATGCTGGAGGGGCACACAGCCAGAGTTG GTGCCTTAGCATGGAATGCCGACCAGCTATCTTCTGGGAGTCGAGACCGGATGATCCTTCAGAGGGACATCCGCACACCCCCACTGCAGTCTGAGCGGCGGCTCCAGGGCCACAGACAGGAGGTCTGTGGGCTTAAATGGTCTACAGACCACCAGCTCCTGGCCTCTGGAGGCAATGACAACAAG ctccttgtCTGGAATCACTCCAGCCTGAGTCCTGTCCAACAGTACACCGAGCATTTGGCAGCAGTGAAAGCTATTGCCTGGTCTCCACACCAGCACGGGCTCCTCGCCTCTGGCGGTGGCACCGCTGACCGCTGCATACGCTTCTGGAACACGCTCACAGGGCAGCCCTTGCAATGCATTGACACTGGGTCACAAGTGTGCAACCTAGCCTGGTCCAAACATGCCAATGAGCTG GTGAGTACCCATGGCTACTCGCAGAACCAGATCCTCGTCTGGAAATACCCCTCCTTAACTCAAGTAGCAAAGCTCACGGGGCATTCATACCGAGTCTTGTATCTG GCAATGTCCCCTGATGGGGAGGCCATAGTCACAGGAGCTGGAGACGAAACCCTGCGCTTCTGGAATGTCTTCAGCAAAACCCGCTCGACAAAG GAGTCAGTATCCGTTCTCAACCTCTTCACCAGGATACGATAA